GCCCCCTTTCCCTTCGTTGATATCGGAATTTTGCTTGGCATACCGGACGACAAGGCGCTCGTCATTCACTGGCATGCCGAAATTACGGGAAGAAACCTTTTTCGGCCGATCTTTCATCCGCTACTCAAGAGATCAGTTGAGCGTGCGGATTGTATTATTGTCTCCCACCCCGCGATGATTCAGCATTCCGAATATTTGGCAAAATACTCGGAGAAGTGTGTTGTTTTGCCCTATGGCATCGATACCGACTTCTGGACCGGACGAACGCCCGAGGACGATGCGGTCGTTGCCAAGCTTCGTCAGCAGTATCCGCGCCTGATTGTGGCGTGCGGACGTTTGGTGCCTTACAAGGGATTTGATGTGCTGCTGCGGGCGCTCAAGCATGTCGATGCGCACCTGATCATTGCGGGGACCGGCCCGCTCGAGGCTGAACTGCGCGAAATTGCGGAGCAAGCGAGGGTATCTGATCGCGTGACTTTTGCCGGCTACATGTCGCGGGTCGAACAGCGGCAGGCTTTCGGGGCTGCGAACCTCTTTGTGCTGCCATCTGTTAACGAAGCCGAAGCATTTGGTATCGTCCAACTCGAAGCGATGTGCAGCGCGATCCCTGTCGTCAACACAAATTTGCCGACGGGAGTGCCGTGGGTTGCAAGAGATGGTTTGGAAGGTCTCACTGTCATGCCTCGCGATGAAGTGCCTCTTGCCGCTGCGATGTCGCGTTTGCTTGACGATCCGGTTCTGGCGGCTCGCCTGGGCGCCGCCGCGAGAGATCGTGCCGTTCAGCTATTTAAATGGCAGAAATTTGCAGCTGACGTCGCCGAGCAGTACCAGGCGGCACTAGCTCGACGACGCCGTGTCCACCAATAAGCGTAAAAAGCAGACGCCGACGATTTATCACGTCATCTCGATCCAGGCGACTTAGGGCGCGTTGATCGCGACAATCTCAGGATGACCTTCGAGAAAGTCGAGCACGTCTTGCTGGATGAAATTGTTATTGCGCTTGGCCAGTCCCTTGAACACTTTCTCGACCATTTCAAAATCGGCTGGCGTATCAACAGTCCAGCGCAGGGCGCCAAGGTCAGGCTCCTGGGTCAGATGCGCGAGCCGGAATGTTTCCGGGTGGCGGTAGATATAGTGCGTCACGTGCTCTCGCGCGCTCGCGTCGGTCGCTTCGCGATGGGCCCGTTCGAGCGCGGAAAACGCGACGACTTCGACGTCCAGGCCGTCGGGATATGTGCGTTCGATGCCATTGCCGGCGAGATCTGATTTGGCGCGTCTCTGCAAATCTACGGCTGCGTCAATGATCGTCCAGTCGATGAGGGGGCAGTCGCCAGTCAGCCGGATCACATGCTCGGCCGGGCCGAACATTTGCGCTGCGCCGTGAAAACGCCCAAGCACGTCGTGCAGTGCGCCACGGTAACAAAATACCTGATTGGCGTCGCAGAATGCCTGGATGGGATCGTCGGATGTCTCCTGGCTGGTCGCGACCACGAGCCGCTCGATCGTCCTTGATCGCCGAATGCGGTCGATCTGCCAACAGAGCATCGGGCGCCCGAGAATCGGCTTCAGCACCTTGCCGGGAAGGCGGGTGGAGGACATGCGGGCCTGAAGGATGGCAAGGATCATGGGCTGTATCTGGCTACCAAAGTGACGGAGTGAGTGTGACAGGATCGTCGATTGCACAAGCGCGCCAGTCAAAGTCGGGGAGCCGTGTCGCCGAGGCCGAGACGATCTCGGCGAGCTCGTCTCGGCTGGTGACACCCACAATCGCGATATCGACATCGTCCTGCGCGAGAATAAAGCCGATCGCGGCCTCGATGGGCCGCAGGCCCGCCTGCTTAATCCGAGCCTGGGTGGCTGCAAGTGCAGGTCCGGCGTGGGCAAGCCGCGCCGGCAACCGCTCGGAGTCCATGAAGAGCAAACCTTGCAGGAAGACCGAGCGGGCGTGAACCTCGATTCCAAGCTTTTTCAGCAGGGCTAGCTCGCCGTTTTGCCGCAGCCGTTGATCAAGAATGCTGAAGGGAAGCTGCATCAAGTCGGGGCGGTATCGCCGAGCCAGTTCGAGGGGCCCGTCATCAAGATAAGCCGAGATACCGATGCGTCTGTACAGGCCCTCGTCGCGAAGCCGCTCCAGCAGCGTCCACAGGCGAGGTCCCTCCGAGCCGGCAAGATCGCGCGCCGCGTGAATCAGAATGGCGTCGGCAGGCGAACGGCCGAGCAGATCGAGTGATCGCCGTGCCCGTCTTTCGACCTCTTCGAGGCCATGGCTCAGCGGCAGTGCTTTGGTCACGATCGCGAAGTCCTGGTCAGGGGCAAGCGCAGCGCCCAGAACCTCCTCCGCGGTGCCATAGCTAGCTGCGGTGTCGAGTACGCGAACTCCCGCTGCATGCGCAGAGCGGAGTATCGCTGCGACTTCCGGGGCTGGGACCTGGCCCGCGGCGTTTGAGACGCCGTAGTTTGTGCCGAACTGCACCGTGCCCAGTCCGATCCTGGACGCAAGCGAGGTCGTGATATCGTTCCGCGCCGTCATCAGCGAACACGGAAGAGCGGCTCCAGCGGCTCGCATTTGAGGTATTGGCGGATGGCGCGATGATCAACCGCCTGTCGCAGGATCGGAAAGATCGCTTCATAGGCGGCGAGCAGCGCATCGACGTCCGCCTCGCTGTGCGAGTAGCTGAGGTTATGCGTGCCAAACGACAACAGCCCGCGCTCCATCATCTCCTGCATCCAGAGCGTCTTGATCTCGAAGGCGTTGGTTTCTTCGATATCCTTGAAAATCAGGAACGACCAGGTCGGGTGACCGCTCACCGAAGCAAAATGCCCGATGCCGTGCTTGTCGATTAACTTCGGCACCTCGGCGAGAATGCGCGAGCCGCGTTCGTTCATGGTCGCGATGACGGGCTCGCGTTTCAACTTGCCGATCGTTGCTTTGGCTGCCGCCAGAGAAAGCGTTTCGCCGCCCATCGTGAATGAAAAGAAGACTTCCTCCATTTCGTGCATGACGTCGCCGCGGCCGCACACCGCCGACAGCGGGAAGCCGTTGGCGATACCCTTGCCAAGCGTAGTGAGATCAGGGGTCACGCCGAACAGCTCCTGTGCGCCGCCGAGCGCATAGCGGAAACCGGTGATCGTCTCATCGAACACCAGCAAGGCGCCAGCAGCGTGGGCAAACGCCTTGACGGTTTCGAGATAGCCTGGCGCGGGCTCGACAACGTTCATCGGTTCCATGATGACGGCTGCGACCTGGCCCTTGTATTCGGCTAGTGCTTTCTCGAGCGCCGGCAGGTCATTGTAGGCAAAGCCATGAGTGAGGTCCCGCGTCGCCTGGGGGACGCCCTTGCTGCGCGCGGTTGAGCCGATGTACCAGTCCTGCCAGCCGTGATAGCCGCAGACCAGCACGTGGTCGCGCCCGGTGAAGGCGCGAGCAACACGGATGGCGCCCGCGGTGGCATCCGATCCGTTCTTGCCAAAGCGCACCATTTCCGCGCTCGGCACGACCTCGCACAGGAGCTCCGCCACTTCGGTTTCGAGCGGATGGGAGAGGGTGAAGATCGTGCCATCCTCGAGTTGTGCTGCCACCGCCGCATTCACGTCCGGATCGGCGTAGCCGAGCGTTACCGAGCACAGACCATTGATGAAATCGATATACTCATGACCATCGACGTCCCAGACCTTCGACCCCTTGCCGCGCGAGATGAAGTAGGGTGAAACGCCGAACGGATACTGCGTCACGCTCTTGGAAAAGGTCTGCGCGCCGAGCGGGATCGTCTTTCGGGCGCGCGCGAGAAGTGCTTCCGATTCTGCGTAGCGAAGGGACATGTTTTTTCCAGGCGCGGAGGTTGAGTGAGGGGCGGATCGATCAGGCGATTGCCGACCACGTTAGCGCCTCACCATAGGCGATGTCACGTGCGGCGGTGCGCCCGATGATGTCAGGCAGGTGCTTGGGCGGGAGGCCGAATCCCGGCCGGATCACGCGCACGTTCTCCGCCGTAAGCGGCTGGCCCGCCATGATCGGCTTGACGGCATAGATCGAGCGACGGAAGCGGGTGTTGGCCGCCTCGCTGGGCGCCAGGCTGTAGTCAACCGTGCCAAGCGAAGCCCACGCCGACTTGCAATCGTCGACGAGCGTCCTGAACTCGTCCGGCTCGAGTGAGAAGGCCGCGTCGGGACCACCATCGGCGCGCGAGAGCGTGAAATGCTTTTCGATGATGGAGCCGCCGAGAACGGTGGAAGCGACGCACGCTGCGGAGCCAGGCGCGTGATCGGAAAGACCCGATACCACCCCGAATGCGGCCCCAAGATGAGTTACGGTGCGTACGTTGGCTTCCTCGATCGGGGCAGGGTAAGCGCTCGTACAATGCAGCAGCGCAATGCCGCTGGCGCCGTTGTTCCGCGCTGTCTCGACGGCATCCTGGATCTCGCCGAGATTCGCCATGCCGGTGGAGATGATCATCGGCTTGCCGCGGCGCGCGACATATTTGATCAGCGGCAGATCGATCACTTCGAACGAGGCAATCTTGTACGCGGGCGCCTCGAGCCCGGCGAGCAGGTCGACGGCAGTTTCATCGAAAGGTGTCGAAAAAATCGTGATGCCGAGTTCGCGCGCCTTCGCGAACATCTGCGCATGCCACTCGAACGGAGTGTAAGCTTCCTTGTAGAGCTGGTGCAGCTGGTAGCCGTCCCACAATCCGCCCTTGATCTGAAAGTCCGGGCCGTCGTGCGGGATCGTCATGGTATCGGGCGTGTAGGTCTGGATCTTGAGCGCATCCGCGCCGGTCGCGGCCGCAGCCTCGATCAGGTCCAGGGCCTTGGCGAGGCGGCCGCCATGGTTCGCCGACAATTCGGCGATGATGTAAGGGGGATAATCGGGGCCGATCTTGCGGCCGGCGATTTCGAATTCCGGGCTCCGGCTCATGGCTCAACCTCTCGCAACACGGTGAATGCTTCCGCGGCCGCAAGGCCAACTGTAGCGCCGCGCAGCTTTGTAAGTGCCGCGACGGCTTCGTAGGATCGAGGATGCGGAAAGTCGCGCATCTCCGCATCATACGCCCGCAGGGCGTCGAGCTTTCGTACGAGTGTGCTCGCCACGCCCACGAAGTGATTGGGGCGGAACGCGTTTCCCCGGCTCTGAAAAACCCACTCTGTGCTCGACAAAGTCTCGAAACCGTAGACGGCGACGACCTTCTGGCCTGGCATCGGCCGTACCGCGGTCATCGTCGCTTCGCTCACGAGCCGGTGGTCGGCGTTGAGGTCGTCGCCGTGATGCGTGTAGACAAGATCGGGTTGGAGCGCAGCCAGGAGCGTCTCGATGCTTTGAGTAATATCGAGTAGCGAAATCGTATCTAGCCGCTGATCGGGGTAGTCGAAGAAGTGCGGCCGCTCACAACCGATGATGTTCGCAGCCTTGAAAGCTGCCTCACGTCGCTCAGTGAGAAGGCGCTCGCGTTCAGCATTCATCGCCTTTCGCGATTCGATCCCGTCTGCCACGAAGACGACGTGTACGGAATCCCCGCGATCGACGTGGCGCGCCATAGTGCCGCCGCAGCCCAGTATCTCGTCGTCAGGATGGGCGGCGCATACAAGAATGGTTCGGTGCGTCATGCTGATGCTGATCTCAAGACTGGGGCGACAACTTTGAAAATTCGACCTTTGCACTTACGACGCTACCGTCGAGCGAGGCGCCGGTAAATTCCATGTGCCAGCCGCCGTGGTCGACGAAAGCATGTGGATAGCCGGCAGCGTCCAGCATACGGATGTGATCGTAGAGTGATTCTGCCGTTCCGCTACCAGGGATCTCGCTTTGTTCGGGCTTTCGGCGCACAAAGACCGTTGGCTCGCCAGTTTGCGCAGTTGGCGACGGCTCGGTCGCAACCATCCATTCGACAATGTCCAGGGTGGTCGATGCGGCACGGCGAAAGATGTCCTCCGCGCTGCCGGAAAGCTCGAGCGGCCGCTTGATATAAACCGGCCCGGCATCGAGTTGCTCGGTCATACGCAAGGCCGAGAGCTTGGTCTCCCGGATGCCGCGGCCGATGAGGTTTTGCAGCGGGCTACCGCCGCGCCCGAACGGCACGTCCGTCATGTGAAAACATACACATTCGTATGCGTCGAGAATCGACTTCGGAACGATGGATGACCAGTGTGGAAAAAAAACATAGCGAGGTGCGAGCGGACGCAGGAGTTCGGGCGTTAGATCCGATTTGCTGGTTACGGTGATCCACTCACCCGGCAGATTGTTGCGCCGGCGCAGAAATTCATCGATCGGCCAGCCAGTCCTGCTGGCAAATACATATCGTGTCATTGCGCCTGTCCCGAAATTCTGCTGGCTTTTTGCCCGCTCGCGTCCGCGGGCAATTGATAAACGAAATAATCGGCATCTTCGACAGCAAGCGCGAAGCCGCTCTTCAGGAACGTTCGCTGCGAAGCAAGATTCTCACGCTTCACCCGCGCCTCGATGCGTTCGCAGAACCCTTGCCTGAAGGCTTCTCGGCAGGCCAAAACGAGGGCGCCTGCGCCATGTCCCTGGCCACGGATGTGCCTAGCCAGTGCAATACTGACCGTCGCGGTCCCCGTCAATTCCGTGTGAAAGCGCACGTTGCCGCAAGGTCTACCATCGAGTTCAAGGATGAAGATCAGTGTGGTCGGGTCAGCGAGACGGCTGGCAAACCATGCGGAATGGGTATCCCATGGCACTGCCCGGGTATCGCCGAACAATGCTCGAGTGCCAGGGTCATTGCGCCAAAGCCACAGCCTTCGCGCGTCTTCAACGGCAGCACGGCGCAGCGTCAGGGTGCCGGCACGCTTCGGCAGTGCAAGCTCATCGATGGCCGCCGCAACGCGTTGCACACCGTTCCCGTCGCAGACGCTGGCTGCCTGCCGCGACATACGTGCGAGTTCGTCGAGATGAAGAGAGAGTTCGCTCAGAATTCGCGAAATAGCTTGAGGCAAATCAGGGCCTGGCGTGACAACTCGTGCGGCTCCCGCTCTTTCTAGTGCGCGAGCATTGTCTTGCTGGTTGGCGGCGACGACGAACAGGATTGAGGGCAGGCCGAGGCAGCAGCGTTCCCAGCTCGACGTGCCGGGCGTTCCCACTGCCACGTCAGTGCTTGCCATCAATTCGGCGATTTCGGGAGGATCGACATGGACTTCGATACGGTTCGAAGCTTCTCGGAGTGCGACAATCACGTCGAGAGAAGGCGCTATCGGCCCGGTCACCACGATGATTCGTGCAATGTTCTCCAATGCTAACAAGGATCGCGCGATAACGGCGGTCTGCCCCCCGATGTCAGTGAGCCCGAGTGAGATGAACAGCGACGATAGCTTCGGCACCGCAGTTCGTCGCGCTAACGAGCCGGCGCGCAGTTCTCCGAAAACACTGCGCAGCAACGTGTAGGAAGCGCCCGCTAGCACGCGGCAATGCGCTGGAACCAGGCCGGCGTAATCGTGGCTGCTGCGATTGAGCGTCATATCGACGAGCATGTCGCAATCATGTGGCCGGCTCGGCGCATCTTCGATCACGAGGATCGGGCACGCATGCTGGCGCAGTGCATGCTCGAACGGTTCGCCGAGCCTGTAGGAATCAACTACGATAAGGTCAATGTGCGTCCCGGCATGCTTGCCGCCGAGGAGGGCGGCATTCCAGTCGTTTTTGTCTGCCTCGAGCAACGCGATGCCCGAACGGGCGAGGGCGGGTACGGCGTCGGCCGTTCCGGTCGCGCATACGAATATGATCTCGGCACCACGCTGCTGCATTTCGGTCGCCAGCGTCAGGCACCGCACAACGTGGCCACCTCCGATGACCGGATCGGCATCGGCTCGGAACGCGATCAGCATTGTGGGTTCGTGCTCCGACCTGGGGTTGGCTGCATGTCGTGGATCATCACGGCTGTATAAACCAGCCGACCGCGCTAATCAAAACCGAGCCGAAGGCGATGGCGGCGGCGGATCGCGGCATCTTCGCCCCGCGTCGCCACAGCGTGAACAGTTGGATCGCAACCCCGCCGAGCGTCTGCAAGGCGATCAGGATCGCTGAGAGGCGCAGGCTCAGCATCCCGTGAACGCCCAGGCTGGCCACGAGTGCTCCGATAATCACCATCAGCACGATGGTTCGGCGGGCGGCCGGCGCCGAGCGCCTCGCTCGCGCCAACCGCAGTTCCAGTGAAGCCCACGCACTCCAGCCGTAGGCCTGGACCATCAAGACGGGAAAGAGGCCGACCACAGGCTGCATTTTGTCGGTCGCGATGGAACGGAAGTGCACGTACTCTACGGTGAACGGGAACGCTGCAATCATTGCCACCGCAACGATTGCGATCGCAATTAAATAGTAGCTGAGCAAACGGTCGTACAGCCGCGACCTCATGCGATAGAGCCGCGCAAACAGACCGGTCGCGACGACGCTGTGCGCGATCAACAGCGCAGATGCGACGCGGAAATCCACCGAATAGACGGAGAGGTCTTCGACCGTGAGAAAAGCGCCAACATAGATCCTGCCGCTCACCGCCGCCCAGATCGATGCCAATGTGAACGCGAGGAGCGGCAGTCCGATCCCGAGGGCCGATTGCATTCGGCTCGTCAGTCCGGCCTTCTTCCATCGCGCGAAGAACATCAGCGCGACGATGACGACAAGAGCCGAAACAAGGGTCGCTGCAGCGCCAAGCGGTGCGATGCCGTTTAGGCCCACGAGTGCCAGGCACGTGGCGATCCCGGTCATGCCGTAGATCGAGATGCTTTCGAGCCACGGCGCCAGATTCCGATGCGAGAAGGTGCGCATATAGGAGGTGAGCGCGACCTGTGCGAGCGCGATGGTGCAGGCACCAAGAACGACCGCCTGCGTCGGTGCGTCCAGCACAAATGCCGCAATCACCGCTGCGACTGTCAACACGGTTCCCGGGCCGGCAACGCACAGGGCCATGATGTCGGCCACCGGAACCAATCGTCGCAACAGGGAAAGTTGCGGTATGGCGGCGGGAATACCAAGCGTCAAGAATGTCGCAGCTAGCGCAGACCAGGACCAGGCATACTCGACGATGCCATAGGACGAGCTATCCAGGCAGGCTGCGAGCAGCAGCGGTGCCAGATAGGCCGCCGCCTTGGACAATCCAAAGTTCGTGAAATAGACCCCAACCCTGAGCATTGGGTTCCGGCCGGAGATGAGGCCAAACGCGCCCTTCTTCGACTGGCTGGTGTTCGGTGGATGGCCACGATCGTGCAAAATAAGGCATCTCCCAACCAGAGCCCCCTCGTGGGCCGGTCGCGCGCGACGTTGACCTACAGCGATTTCCGGCGCTTGGCAAAGGCTTGAGCAAATGGCACAAGCTCTTGGAATGATTAACAATTGCGTGAGTCGAATCGACCGATGACAGAGCGGAGCCAAAAAGAGGTCTTCCTCGAGAGCGAGGGCGATGCATGGTACGCGCGCAACCAGGACCATTTGCGCGGACCCGGCCAGGACATTGTCCTGGCGACATTGCAGGAAATCGGCGTCTCGCCGACTTCGGTGCTCGAGATCGGATGCGCCAATGGCTACCGCGTTGCGAGAATTTGCGATCGATTTGCCGCGAGGGGTTTTGGGATCGAGCCTTCCTCCCAGGCCGTGGCAGACGGCCGAAGCCGGTATCCGTCCCTGTCGCTTGAAATTGGAACCGCCGACCGGCTGCCATTCGCCGACGGCCAGTTCGATCTCGTCATCTTCGGCTTTTGTCTCTACCTGGTGGATCCGCGCCTGCATCTTCGCTGCGTCGCCGAAGCCGACCGGGTCCTGGCCGACGGCGGAGTCCTTGCAATCTACGACTTTATCGAGCCGGTTCCCTACCATAACCGCTATTCCCACCTCGAAGGGGTACGCTCCTACAAGATGGAGTTTTCACGATATTTCCTCGCCAGCCCCGCTTACCGGCTGTTGCGGCGCAATATGAGCGTGCCGGCGCCTCAGCCTGATCATTCAGTGGGTGTCGACTTCCTCTCCAAGAACCTCTCTGCGGCCTTTCCGCCAAACCCGTTCGTCTGACGCTTTGATCCGCCTCAATGGAAGCATTCGAGAGAGTTCTATGATTGACAGTTTTAGCGGGATTGTTGTTAAAGGCTGCCGCCTTG
The genomic region above belongs to Bradyrhizobium sp. CCBAU 53338 and contains:
- a CDS encoding PIG-L deacetylase family protein — protein: MTHRTILVCAAHPDDEILGCGGTMARHVDRGDSVHVVFVADGIESRKAMNAERERLLTERREAAFKAANIIGCERPHFFDYPDQRLDTISLLDITQSIETLLAALQPDLVYTHHGDDLNADHRLVSEATMTAVRPMPGQKVVAVYGFETLSSTEWVFQSRGNAFRPNHFVGVASTLVRKLDALRAYDAEMRDFPHPRSYEAVAALTKLRGATVGLAAAEAFTVLREVEP
- a CDS encoding aminotransferase class III-fold pyridoxal phosphate-dependent enzyme, yielding MSLRYAESEALLARARKTIPLGAQTFSKSVTQYPFGVSPYFISRGKGSKVWDVDGHEYIDFINGLCSVTLGYADPDVNAAVAAQLEDGTIFTLSHPLETEVAELLCEVVPSAEMVRFGKNGSDATAGAIRVARAFTGRDHVLVCGYHGWQDWYIGSTARSKGVPQATRDLTHGFAYNDLPALEKALAEYKGQVAAVIMEPMNVVEPAPGYLETVKAFAHAAGALLVFDETITGFRYALGGAQELFGVTPDLTTLGKGIANGFPLSAVCGRGDVMHEMEEVFFSFTMGGETLSLAAAKATIGKLKREPVIATMNERGSRILAEVPKLIDKHGIGHFASVSGHPTWSFLIFKDIEETNAFEIKTLWMQEMMERGLLSFGTHNLSYSHSEADVDALLAAYEAIFPILRQAVDHRAIRQYLKCEPLEPLFRVR
- a CDS encoding aldo/keto reductase: MRAAGAALPCSLMTARNDITTSLASRIGLGTVQFGTNYGVSNAAGQVPAPEVAAILRSAHAAGVRVLDTAASYGTAEEVLGAALAPDQDFAIVTKALPLSHGLEEVERRARRSLDLLGRSPADAILIHAARDLAGSEGPRLWTLLERLRDEGLYRRIGISAYLDDGPLELARRYRPDLMQLPFSILDQRLRQNGELALLKKLGIEVHARSVFLQGLLFMDSERLPARLAHAGPALAATQARIKQAGLRPIEAAIGFILAQDDVDIAIVGVTSRDELAEIVSASATRLPDFDWRACAIDDPVTLTPSLW
- a CDS encoding glycosyltransferase; translation: MQILHAFKVYAPDAHGGIVEAIARIAEGTPSHHSASLLVCRYLGLGSTLDVNGLSVERTTTLAQFSSLPLSPGYIPMFRKRLQDADVIAFHAPFPFVDIGILLGIPDDKALVIHWHAEITGRNLFRPIFHPLLKRSVERADCIIVSHPAMIQHSEYLAKYSEKCVVLPYGIDTDFWTGRTPEDDAVVAKLRQQYPRLIVACGRLVPYKGFDVLLRALKHVDAHLIIAGTGPLEAELREIAEQARVSDRVTFAGYMSRVEQRQAFGAANLFVLPSVNEAEAFGIVQLEAMCSAIPVVNTNLPTGVPWVARDGLEGLTVMPRDEVPLAAAMSRLLDDPVLAARLGAAARDRAVQLFKWQKFAADVAEQYQAALARRRRVHQ
- the pseI gene encoding pseudaminic acid synthase; the encoded protein is MSRSPEFEIAGRKIGPDYPPYIIAELSANHGGRLAKALDLIEAAAATGADALKIQTYTPDTMTIPHDGPDFQIKGGLWDGYQLHQLYKEAYTPFEWHAQMFAKARELGITIFSTPFDETAVDLLAGLEAPAYKIASFEVIDLPLIKYVARRGKPMIISTGMANLGEIQDAVETARNNGASGIALLHCTSAYPAPIEEANVRTVTHLGAAFGVVSGLSDHAPGSAACVASTVLGGSIIEKHFTLSRADGGPDAAFSLEPDEFRTLVDDCKSAWASLGTVDYSLAPSEAANTRFRRSIYAVKPIMAGQPLTAENVRVIRPGFGLPPKHLPDIIGRTAARDIAYGEALTWSAIA
- the pseG gene encoding UDP-2,4-diacetamido-2,4,6-trideoxy-beta-L-altropyranose hydrolase; its protein translation is MLIAFRADADPVIGGGHVVRCLTLATEMQQRGAEIIFVCATGTADAVPALARSGIALLEADKNDWNAALLGGKHAGTHIDLIVVDSYRLGEPFEHALRQHACPILVIEDAPSRPHDCDMLVDMTLNRSSHDYAGLVPAHCRVLAGASYTLLRSVFGELRAGSLARRTAVPKLSSLFISLGLTDIGGQTAVIARSLLALENIARIIVVTGPIAPSLDVIVALREASNRIEVHVDPPEIAELMASTDVAVGTPGTSSWERCCLGLPSILFVVAANQQDNARALERAGAARVVTPGPDLPQAISRILSELSLHLDELARMSRQAASVCDGNGVQRVAAAIDELALPKRAGTLTLRRAAVEDARRLWLWRNDPGTRALFGDTRAVPWDTHSAWFASRLADPTTLIFILELDGRPCGNVRFHTELTGTATVSIALARHIRGQGHGAGALVLACREAFRQGFCERIEARVKRENLASQRTFLKSGFALAVEDADYFVYQLPADASGQKASRISGQAQ
- a CDS encoding cytidylyltransferase domain-containing protein — encoded protein: MILAILQARMSSTRLPGKVLKPILGRPMLCWQIDRIRRSRTIERLVVATSQETSDDPIQAFCDANQVFCYRGALHDVLGRFHGAAQMFGPAEHVIRLTGDCPLIDWTIIDAAVDLQRRAKSDLAGNGIERTYPDGLDVEVVAFSALERAHREATDASAREHVTHYIYRHPETFRLAHLTQEPDLGALRWTVDTPADFEMVEKVFKGLAKRNNNFIQQDVLDFLEGHPEIVAINAP
- a CDS encoding class I SAM-dependent methyltransferase gives rise to the protein MRGPGQDIVLATLQEIGVSPTSVLEIGCANGYRVARICDRFAARGFGIEPSSQAVADGRSRYPSLSLEIGTADRLPFADGQFDLVIFGFCLYLVDPRLHLRCVAEADRVLADGGVLAIYDFIEPVPYHNRYSHLEGVRSYKMEFSRYFLASPAYRLLRRNMSVPAPQPDHSVGVDFLSKNLSAAFPPNPFV
- a CDS encoding methionyl-tRNA formyltransferase, producing the protein MTRYVFASRTGWPIDEFLRRRNNLPGEWITVTSKSDLTPELLRPLAPRYVFFPHWSSIVPKSILDAYECVCFHMTDVPFGRGGSPLQNLIGRGIRETKLSALRMTEQLDAGPVYIKRPLELSGSAEDIFRRAASTTLDIVEWMVATEPSPTAQTGEPTVFVRRKPEQSEIPGSGTAESLYDHIRMLDAAGYPHAFVDHGGWHMEFTGASLDGSVVSAKVEFSKLSPQS